Proteins encoded within one genomic window of Lysinibacillus louembei:
- a CDS encoding segregation/condensation protein A, translated as MSYEVKLEAFSGPLDLLLHLINRLEIDIYDIPMAELTAQYIDHIHAMQVLELNEASEYLVMAATLLAIKSRMLLPIHEGEMDDAEFELDSVDPRDELVARLIEYKKYKEAATQLQVLETERAQVYTRPPADLSAFMPDEQLALFDANVNVYDMLAAFQKLLRRKQLKKPLQTRVARQEISIREKMRSVVASLKKTGGRALFSELFPYEDKATLIVTFLSLLELMKRQVVLVEQQHNFQDLTVLLQKEELDDEFEDITE; from the coding sequence ATGTCTTATGAAGTAAAGCTGGAAGCATTTTCAGGCCCTCTCGATTTATTATTGCATTTAATTAATCGTTTGGAAATTGATATATACGATATTCCGATGGCAGAATTAACTGCACAATATATTGACCATATCCATGCAATGCAAGTGCTAGAATTGAATGAGGCGAGCGAATATTTAGTGATGGCGGCAACGCTTTTAGCCATCAAAAGTAGAATGCTTTTACCAATTCATGAAGGTGAAATGGATGATGCAGAATTTGAGCTAGACAGCGTCGATCCACGTGACGAGCTTGTGGCACGCTTAATTGAATATAAAAAATATAAGGAAGCGGCGACACAGCTACAAGTGCTGGAAACGGAGCGTGCGCAAGTGTATACACGCCCACCAGCGGATTTGTCTGCATTTATGCCAGATGAGCAGCTTGCCTTATTCGATGCCAATGTTAATGTATACGATATGCTTGCGGCATTTCAAAAGCTACTGCGTCGCAAGCAATTAAAAAAGCCTTTGCAAACAAGGGTAGCAAGGCAGGAAATTTCAATACGAGAAAAAATGCGCTCAGTTGTTGCTTCATTAAAGAAAACTGGTGGACGTGCATTGTTTTCAGAGCTGTTTCCATATGAGGATAAAGCAACGTTAATCGTGACATTTTTATCGCTATTAGAATTAATGAAGCGTCAAGTTGTCCTTGTAGAGCAACAGCACAATTTTCAGGATTTGACGGTGCTTTTACAGAAGGAGGAGTTAGATGATGAATTCGAAGATATTACTGAGTAA
- a CDS encoding GNAT family N-acetyltransferase, with product MLVKYKKAFEKIAMGLISLMPNCKDSKQLMDIVQHYEQTPNWQLYLWKMDDEFVGAIGVVVTDEVATIQHISIIPTYHGEGITAAMLEELRALGQYASLHYNDETAPYLQHYLSNEE from the coding sequence ATGTTAGTAAAGTATAAAAAAGCATTTGAAAAAATTGCGATGGGCTTAATTTCATTAATGCCAAACTGCAAAGATTCAAAGCAATTGATGGATATTGTGCAGCATTATGAGCAGACGCCGAATTGGCAGCTCTATTTATGGAAAATGGATGATGAATTTGTTGGGGCAATTGGTGTAGTAGTAACAGATGAAGTAGCTACAATCCAGCATATTTCCATTATTCCGACCTACCATGGTGAAGGAATTACAGCTGCAATGCTAGAGGAGCTGCGTGCTTTAGGGCAGTATGCCAGCTTGCACTATAATGATGAAACAGCACCATATTTGCAGCATTATTTATCAAACGAAGAATAA
- the scpB gene encoding SMC-Scp complex subunit ScpB — MNSKILLSKIEALLFVVGDEGMTVRQLANYLEVEDMDVEAGLSELATQYNESETSGIALKQLAGTYQLTTKPEMAETIKRLVDNPTSQLLTAASIEVLAIIAYKQPITRIEVEDLRGVKSEKPIQTLVSRGLIQDVGRVEGTGRAILYGTTKEFLNYFGLKDIAELPPLPEGQDGEEEQEADLFLTKFQEAFND; from the coding sequence ATGAATTCGAAGATATTACTGAGTAAAATAGAAGCGCTCCTCTTCGTCGTTGGTGATGAAGGTATGACTGTAAGGCAGTTAGCGAATTATTTAGAAGTAGAAGATATGGACGTTGAAGCAGGACTAAGTGAGCTTGCAACGCAATATAATGAATCAGAGACATCTGGTATTGCATTGAAACAATTAGCAGGTACTTATCAATTAACGACGAAACCAGAAATGGCAGAAACGATTAAAAGACTTGTAGATAATCCAACAAGCCAACTGTTAACAGCAGCCTCTATTGAGGTGCTAGCAATTATTGCGTACAAGCAGCCAATTACGAGAATTGAAGTAGAGGATCTGCGCGGGGTGAAAAGTGAAAAGCCAATTCAAACACTTGTTTCAAGAGGGCTTATCCAAGATGTCGGACGCGTTGAAGGGACAGGACGTGCCATTTTATATGGTACAACGAAGGAATTTTTAAATTATTTCGGTTTGAAGGACATTGCAGAGCTACCACCTTTACCAGAAGGACAGGATGGAGAGGAAGAGCAGGAAGCCGATTTATTTTTAACAAAATTCCAAGAAGCATTTAATGACTAA
- a CDS encoding spore germination protein yields the protein MTNQLFTTLEQAEQYLRQALGEGKSFDVCIKPIFVRNMEVLSVYISGLVDSETLTNMLAELQFEEREHIEDEPAYFDAHFNYHGKEPVETIEDFLLGVLSGRIGFVTEHGHCYCAEFRKYPGRNPEEPDNEKVIRGSRDGFAENIIQNTGLIRRRIRSADLRFELMQVSKLGKTDVAICYMQDLVNDEHLHWLQERFQLIDHDGLTMADKSLEEWLFKQKFHPLPFVRYSERPDIVAAHLLEGHIAIIVDTSPSVMLMPVTLFHFLQHAEEYRQAPLIGSMMRLLRYLAALLSLVLLPLWYLFAKESHLLPDSLSFLGVAESSEVPLFLQILIADLGIEYLRIAAIHTPTPLSTAMGLIAGIVIGQIAIDVGLFSSEVVLYTAIVAIFTFAIPNYELSISIKVFRIFLLIMTALFEANGFFIALFIIFSYLCALRPMKVPYMWPLIPFFPKAFMRVFIRFPMSDDALRPYIVGAKQRKRA from the coding sequence ATGACGAACCAGCTTTTTACAACTTTAGAGCAGGCAGAACAGTATTTACGACAGGCTTTAGGTGAGGGGAAATCGTTTGATGTTTGCATCAAGCCGATTTTTGTGCGCAATATGGAAGTGCTATCTGTTTATATTTCAGGATTGGTAGATAGTGAAACGTTGACAAATATGCTTGCTGAATTGCAGTTTGAGGAACGAGAGCATATTGAGGATGAGCCCGCCTATTTTGATGCGCATTTTAATTATCATGGCAAAGAGCCTGTCGAAACGATTGAAGATTTTCTATTAGGGGTGCTGAGCGGTAGAATCGGCTTTGTGACAGAGCATGGTCATTGCTATTGCGCAGAGTTTCGCAAGTATCCAGGGCGCAATCCTGAAGAGCCTGATAATGAAAAGGTGATTCGTGGCTCACGTGATGGCTTTGCGGAAAATATTATACAAAATACAGGACTGATTCGTCGGCGAATTCGCAGTGCAGATTTACGCTTTGAGTTGATGCAAGTGTCCAAGCTTGGCAAAACAGATGTGGCGATTTGCTATATGCAAGATTTAGTGAATGACGAGCATCTGCACTGGTTGCAGGAGCGCTTTCAATTAATTGACCATGATGGCTTGACGATGGCGGATAAATCGTTGGAAGAATGGTTATTTAAGCAAAAATTCCATCCACTTCCATTTGTTCGCTATTCGGAACGCCCTGATATTGTAGCGGCGCATTTACTGGAGGGGCATATTGCGATTATTGTGGATACATCGCCTTCTGTCATGCTAATGCCTGTGACGTTATTCCATTTTTTACAGCATGCTGAGGAATATCGTCAAGCGCCACTTATTGGTTCAATGATGCGCCTTTTACGTTATCTGGCAGCACTTTTGAGCTTAGTGCTGCTGCCATTATGGTATTTATTTGCGAAGGAAAGCCATCTATTACCGGATTCACTTTCTTTTTTAGGTGTAGCAGAATCCTCAGAAGTGCCGCTATTTCTACAAATTTTAATTGCCGATTTAGGAATTGAGTATTTGCGGATTGCCGCTATTCATACGCCCACCCCGCTTTCGACCGCAATGGGCTTAATCGCGGGGATTGTCATTGGGCAAATTGCGATTGATGTTGGACTTTTTTCAAGCGAGGTTGTCTTATATACAGCGATTGTTGCTATTTTCACCTTTGCTATTCCAAACTACGAGCTGAGCATTTCGATTAAAGTTTTCCGTATCTTTTTATTAATTATGACAGCGTTATTTGAAGCAAACGGCTTCTTTATCGCACTGTTTATTATTTTCTCATACTTATGTGCATTGCGCCCAATGAAAGTTCCATATATGTGGCCGCTTATTCCGTTTTTCCCGAAGGCATTTATGCGCGTCTTTATTCGTTTCCCGATGTCTGATGATGCACTTAGGCCATATATTGTAGGAGCGAAGCAGCGAAAACGAGCATAA
- a CDS encoding LexA family protein has translation MLRKTKGLTQSDLAKKLDIVSTAVSAWERDANKPMLDKIALMADIFEVPVSYFFDAEAGPLNVIPVQPNFVKIPILGTIACGDPILADENHDGYRYEPADTLPKGNLFYLKAKGNSMEPTVPNGSYVLIREQPEVEYGEIAAVLVNGDTEMTLKRVKKQGDTILLMPDNPEHEPYIITEENPAHIIGKAVRYTQDL, from the coding sequence ATGTTGAGGAAAACGAAAGGTCTTACGCAAAGTGATTTAGCAAAAAAGCTTGATATCGTTTCAACTGCTGTATCTGCTTGGGAGAGAGATGCAAACAAACCGATGCTTGATAAAATTGCTCTAATGGCAGATATTTTTGAGGTACCTGTTTCTTACTTTTTTGATGCAGAGGCTGGACCATTAAATGTTATCCCTGTACAGCCCAATTTTGTGAAAATACCGATTTTGGGAACGATTGCTTGTGGCGACCCGATTTTAGCGGATGAAAACCATGATGGATATCGTTATGAGCCAGCAGATACATTACCTAAAGGCAATTTATTTTATTTAAAGGCGAAGGGTAACAGCATGGAGCCAACTGTTCCGAATGGTTCTTACGTATTAATACGAGAGCAACCAGAGGTAGAATATGGAGAAATTGCTGCTGTTTTAGTGAATGGAGATACAGAAATGACACTAAAGCGTGTTAAAAAACAAGGCGATACAATCTTGTTGATGCCTGACAACCCAGAGCATGAGCCTTATATTATCACAGAGGAAAATCCAGCGCATATTATTGGTAAAGCGGTGCGTTATACACAGGATTTATGA
- a CDS encoding phage lytic cycle repressor MrpR family protein, producing the protein MTAVTNLFNADVKKYFIEGFPEDSIQRHQVMGIFRNAKPIEEKKGIDLYDMTYSELDKFLLGNGYRSSNSVRRDIVLLNQYIKWAELNGLVTNQTNRLFSTSRKSIDKYIYKNFNTIYQKEDLLAGLQQENNLYYLIGLCIFEGIGSVNFEEIQTLTVDNLSKSNDKYYVQLNRGLLSISEELFQGLIKYNRVLIDKNLHSEFVDSEYIFKPFKRKNSEDMLVIPPAIRNRIWNCLKAYLGDETFNLATVVRSSFSYYAYIEMQQSKKMLLTADILKQVADRHGKHKNIHGYYLGKILDELNIEFMKEHYGSFEIEEKLVNKI; encoded by the coding sequence TTGACAGCGGTAACAAATTTATTTAATGCTGATGTAAAAAAATATTTTATTGAAGGGTTCCCAGAAGATAGTATTCAAAGACATCAAGTGATGGGTATATTTAGAAATGCTAAACCTATTGAAGAAAAAAAGGGAATTGATTTATATGATATGACCTATAGCGAATTGGATAAATTTTTATTAGGAAATGGCTATAGGTCCAGCAATTCAGTAAGAAGAGATATCGTGCTGTTAAATCAATATATTAAATGGGCTGAATTGAATGGTTTAGTAACAAATCAGACAAATCGACTATTTTCTACTTCTCGGAAATCAATTGACAAATATATTTATAAAAACTTTAACACGATTTATCAAAAAGAAGATTTGTTAGCAGGGCTACAACAAGAAAATAATTTATATTATTTGATAGGTCTTTGTATTTTTGAAGGAATTGGCTCCGTTAATTTTGAGGAAATTCAAACATTGACAGTGGATAATTTATCAAAAAGTAATGACAAATACTATGTTCAATTAAATAGAGGGCTACTGTCTATTAGCGAAGAGCTGTTTCAGGGATTGATTAAATATAATCGAGTGTTAATAGATAAAAATTTACATTCAGAATTTGTTGATAGTGAATATATTTTTAAGCCATTCAAAAGAAAGAACTCTGAGGATATGCTAGTCATCCCTCCTGCAATTCGAAATAGGATATGGAATTGTTTAAAGGCATATTTAGGGGACGAAACATTTAATCTTGCTACAGTTGTGAGAAGCAGCTTTAGTTACTATGCATACATAGAAATGCAGCAGTCTAAGAAGATGCTGCTTACTGCGGATATTTTAAAGCAAGTAGCTGATCGCCATGGAAAGCATAAAAATATACATGGCTACTATCTAGGGAAAATTTTAGATGAGTTAAACATTGAATTTATGAAAGAACACTACGGAAGCTTCGAAATTGAGGAGAAGCTTGTAAATAAAATATAA
- a CDS encoding DUF309 domain-containing protein, with translation MIMHPLFVQYCAYFNGNEDYFECHEVLEEYWKEIAPGHREHILVGFVQLATGLYHWRRGNMNGALRTLQKAYLCLQKESPFFDMLDKADLLHKLQKTIFAIETGEDFAAFPLAIINESFAQLVNAQIAEQEPVEPTFLRDKHKLRDRSEIVAERLAKLETKKESV, from the coding sequence ATGATTATGCACCCATTGTTTGTACAGTATTGTGCTTATTTTAATGGTAATGAAGACTATTTTGAATGCCATGAGGTGTTAGAGGAATATTGGAAGGAAATTGCGCCAGGGCATAGAGAACATATTCTTGTAGGCTTTGTACAGCTTGCAACGGGCTTATATCATTGGCGTCGTGGCAATATGAATGGAGCACTGCGCACATTGCAAAAAGCATATCTTTGCTTACAAAAGGAATCGCCATTTTTCGACATGCTAGACAAAGCGGATTTATTGCATAAGCTGCAAAAGACAATTTTTGCAATTGAGACAGGAGAGGATTTTGCGGCTTTTCCACTTGCTATCATCAACGAGTCATTCGCACAGCTTGTCAATGCACAAATTGCAGAGCAAGAGCCTGTAGAGCCTACTTTTTTGCGGGATAAGCATAAGCTGCGTGACCGTTCGGAGATTGTGGCAGAGAGACTGGCGAAATTGGAAACGAAAAAAGAAAGCGTCTGA
- the spoIIAB gene encoding anti-sigma F factor, protein MDNEMTLSFIAKSDNESLARMAIMSFISQLDPTVDELSELKTIISEAVSNAIIHGYEEDGKSVVTVRATLIGDTVQVSIQDYGKGIGDVAQAMEPLFTTKAALERSGMGFTIMESFADELVVQSVEGEGTSVTFTKKISSAHASVM, encoded by the coding sequence ATGGATAACGAAATGACATTATCATTTATTGCAAAGAGTGACAATGAAAGCTTAGCAAGAATGGCGATTATGAGCTTTATTTCACAGCTAGATCCAACAGTGGACGAGCTATCAGAGCTGAAAACGATTATTTCAGAGGCTGTATCCAATGCGATTATTCATGGCTATGAGGAGGATGGCAAAAGCGTTGTGACAGTACGTGCGACATTAATTGGCGATACGGTACAAGTAAGTATTCAAGACTATGGAAAAGGCATTGGTGATGTTGCGCAGGCAATGGAGCCTTTATTTACAACGAAGGCTGCTTTAGAGCGCTCTGGCATGGGTTTCACGATTATGGAAAGCTTTGCGGACGAGCTTGTTGTGCAATCAGTTGAAGGTGAAGGAACGAGTGTGACATTTACGAAAAAAATATCATCGGCACATGCGTCAGTCATGTAA
- a CDS encoding STAS domain-containing protein: MNYEISMYPEQIAIIRLYGELGHHETEKIRAQISKTIMQGQVTTLIWNLAGLQFMDSSGIGLILGRMRELSIVGGQILILNPSATMQKIFQFSGLASYMMQADEPTAISHIRGIVHG, from the coding sequence ATGAATTATGAAATTTCGATGTACCCAGAGCAAATTGCGATTATTCGATTGTATGGGGAGCTTGGGCATCATGAGACTGAAAAAATTCGTGCGCAAATTTCGAAGACCATTATGCAGGGACAGGTGACGACATTAATTTGGAATTTAGCGGGCTTACAATTTATGGATAGCTCAGGTATTGGCTTAATTTTAGGGAGGATGCGCGAGCTCAGCATCGTAGGTGGTCAAATACTCATTTTGAATCCTTCAGCGACAATGCAGAAAATATTTCAATTTTCAGGGCTTGCATCTTATATGATGCAGGCAGATGAACCGACAGCTATTTCACATATAAGGGGGATTGTTCATGGATAA
- a CDS encoding HU family DNA-binding protein, protein MNTVQLAKNVQAAMEQIINTKLTNNQARAIINSIFNTIGDTIASGEKVSITGFGDFTKAERIARKGCNPQTGEEMMIPAFYVAKFKAAKALKEKVK, encoded by the coding sequence ATGAACACAGTGCAATTAGCTAAAAACGTACAAGCTGCAATGGAACAAATAATCAATACAAAGCTTACTAACAATCAAGCACGTGCAATTATTAATAGCATTTTCAACACAATTGGAGATACAATCGCTTCTGGTGAAAAAGTATCTATTACTGGATTTGGCGATTTTACAAAAGCTGAGCGCATAGCTCGCAAAGGCTGCAATCCACAAACAGGTGAAGAAATGATGATTCCTGCATTTTATGTAGCGAAATTTAAAGCTGCTAAAGCATTAAAGGAAAAAGTCAAATAA
- a CDS encoding 3D domain-containing protein, translating into MNKKIILLIVVSLVWWGWFIINLKATHVTQVSPPLQIINKHEQYINVKNQVKEIHRQRMMEQSKREEYELAKISAIEHTKRRKLQEIASKEAERLKQEQQKSKWMTFNASYYGPDCDGCSGVSAAGVDVRKSVYYDEYRIIAADTNIVPLWTIVEIQTPNETFQAIVLDTGGAIKGYKLDILVSSEAESYRIGRHDVKLRMIGKYE; encoded by the coding sequence ATGAATAAAAAAATAATATTGCTAATTGTAGTTTCTTTAGTATGGTGGGGATGGTTTATCATCAATTTAAAAGCGACCCATGTAACGCAAGTATCTCCTCCTCTGCAAATAATCAATAAGCATGAACAATACATAAATGTTAAAAATCAAGTGAAAGAAATACATAGGCAAAGAATGATGGAACAAAGTAAAAGGGAAGAATATGAACTAGCTAAAATTAGTGCAATTGAGCATACAAAAAGAAGAAAGTTACAAGAGATAGCAAGTAAAGAAGCAGAAAGGTTAAAACAAGAGCAACAAAAAAGTAAATGGATGACATTTAATGCTAGCTATTACGGTCCAGATTGTGATGGCTGTAGCGGTGTTTCAGCAGCTGGGGTCGATGTGAGAAAATCCGTTTATTATGATGAATATCGAATTATTGCAGCTGATACAAATATCGTTCCTTTATGGACAATTGTAGAAATTCAAACGCCTAATGAAACATTTCAAGCTATCGTTTTAGACACCGGCGGGGCAATAAAAGGGTATAAATTAGATATTTTAGTTTCCTCAGAGGCAGAATCTTATCGGATAGGTAGGCATGATGTGAAATTAAGGATGATTGGCAAATATGAATAA
- the lysA gene encoding diaminopimelate decarboxylase: protein MHLYGTQNISSNGHLTIGEVDTVELVKNYGTPLFVYDTALIRERARGFIDTFKQLGVKAEVAYASKAFACVAAYQLAEQENLSLDVVSGGELYTAIKAGFPAERIHFHGNNKSYAELELAFDTKIGCIVVDNFYEISLLKEISEAKQQPMRILLRVTPGVEAHTHDFITTGQADSKFGFDLNNGQADQAFDAVIGHEFLQLLGLHCHIGSQIFETDGFSLAAGKLMKKIGEWKEQHRFECTVLNLGGGFGIRYTEEDKPLAPHVYVAEMIKTVQAEAAALKLTMPEIWIEPGRSLVGDAGTSLYTIGSHKTVPNVREYIAVDGGMSDNIRPALYDAKYEAVIANKANAPKGSTYTVAGKLCESGDKLIVDAALQQAESGDILAMFCTGAYGYSMASNYNRVPRPAVVFVEAGEHQLAIQRESYEDIVQNDRPLVLKKGE from the coding sequence ATGCATTTATACGGAACACAGAACATTTCAAGCAATGGACATTTGACAATTGGTGAAGTAGATACAGTTGAGTTAGTAAAGAACTATGGTACACCGTTATTCGTTTATGACACAGCGTTAATTCGTGAGCGCGCACGTGGTTTTATCGACACATTCAAACAGCTAGGCGTTAAAGCAGAAGTAGCGTATGCTTCAAAGGCATTTGCTTGTGTTGCTGCCTATCAATTAGCTGAGCAAGAAAATTTATCGCTAGATGTTGTTTCTGGTGGTGAATTATATACAGCGATTAAGGCGGGGTTCCCAGCAGAGCGTATTCATTTTCATGGCAACAATAAATCCTACGCAGAGCTAGAGCTTGCCTTCGATACGAAAATTGGCTGTATCGTTGTTGATAACTTTTATGAAATCAGCTTGCTAAAAGAAATTTCTGAGGCAAAGCAGCAGCCAATGCGCATTTTACTACGTGTAACACCTGGTGTTGAAGCACACACGCATGATTTTATTACAACAGGTCAAGCCGATTCAAAATTCGGCTTCGATTTAAATAATGGGCAAGCAGATCAAGCATTTGATGCGGTGATTGGTCATGAATTTTTACAGCTTTTAGGCTTGCACTGCCATATTGGCTCACAAATTTTTGAAACAGATGGCTTTAGCTTAGCAGCTGGCAAGCTGATGAAAAAAATTGGTGAGTGGAAGGAACAGCATCGCTTTGAATGCACGGTTTTAAATTTAGGTGGTGGCTTCGGTATTCGCTATACAGAAGAGGATAAGCCACTTGCACCACATGTCTATGTAGCAGAAATGATTAAAACTGTACAGGCAGAGGCAGCTGCTTTAAAATTAACGATGCCAGAAATTTGGATTGAGCCAGGTCGCTCACTTGTTGGGGATGCAGGCACATCGCTTTATACGATTGGCTCACATAAAACAGTGCCAAACGTTCGTGAATATATTGCGGTAGATGGTGGGATGAGCGACAATATTCGCCCAGCACTTTACGATGCAAAATATGAGGCGGTTATTGCAAATAAAGCAAATGCGCCAAAGGGCAGCACATATACAGTCGCTGGTAAGCTTTGTGAATCTGGTGATAAGCTAATCGTGGATGCCGCATTACAGCAGGCAGAATCTGGTGATATTTTAGCTATGTTTTGTACGGGAGCTTACGGTTATTCAATGGCTTCAAACTATAACCGCGTACCGCGCCCAGCCGTTGTATTTGTAGAAGCAGGTGAACACCAGCTAGCAATTCAACGTGAAAGCTATGAGGATATTGTACAAAACGATCGCCCATTAGTACTAAAAAAGGGTGAGTAA
- a CDS encoding SigF/SigG family RNA polymerase sporulation sigma factor, translating to MRQSCKGVRTIEKSSEVLLTQAEMRVLIEHSQQGDIDARKRMIEGNTRLVWSIVQRFSSRGVELEDLFQIGCIGLMKSIDKFDLSYEVKFSTYAVPMIIGEIQRFLRDDGMVKVSRSIRELNYKIRHATEEYMKTNEKPPSISELAERLGVTQDDILVATDAMRDPASLHEQLFENDGDSITLMDQMYDEKSQLPFEYIPLKEMLTKLDKREQSIIYLRYFADLTQTEIAERLGISQVQVSRLEKKILAQLKQWMDVTTTKKAVKK from the coding sequence ATGCGTCAGTCATGTAAAGGGGTGAGGACAATCGAGAAGTCTTCAGAAGTGTTGTTGACGCAGGCAGAGATGCGAGTATTGATTGAGCATTCGCAGCAAGGGGATATCGATGCAAGGAAACGAATGATTGAGGGCAATACAAGATTGGTATGGTCGATTGTCCAGCGCTTTTCATCGCGCGGCGTGGAGCTTGAAGATTTATTTCAAATCGGCTGTATTGGCTTGATGAAATCGATTGATAAATTTGACTTGTCGTATGAAGTGAAATTTTCAACATATGCGGTACCGATGATTATCGGCGAAATTCAGCGCTTTTTACGAGATGATGGCATGGTGAAGGTCAGTCGCTCCATTCGCGAATTGAATTATAAAATTCGCCATGCGACAGAGGAGTATATGAAAACAAATGAAAAGCCACCATCTATTTCAGAATTAGCGGAGCGTTTAGGGGTAACGCAGGATGACATACTTGTAGCAACAGATGCGATGCGTGATCCTGCCTCCTTACATGAGCAGCTATTTGAAAATGATGGTGATTCGATTACATTGATGGATCAAATGTATGATGAAAAATCACAGCTGCCATTTGAATATATTCCGCTGAAGGAAATGCTGACAAAGCTTGATAAGCGGGAGCAATCCATTATTTATTTGCGCTATTTTGCGGATTTAACGCAGACGGAAATCGCAGAGCGTCTCGGTATTTCGCAAGTGCAAGTATCGCGCTTAGAGAAAAAAATATTAGCACAGTTGAAGCAGTGGATGGATGTGACAACGACGAAAAAGGCAGTGAAAAAATGA